The Larimichthys crocea isolate SSNF chromosome II, L_crocea_2.0, whole genome shotgun sequence genome segment tCTAACAGTTTGGCACAAGTCTAAGGATAAGAATTGGGTTTATTTATACTAGTAATGGTTGTTCACTGAGGTTTCATCACTTTGcatacagaaatatctataCATTATATAATTAATCACTACTAACCCTCAGCACAAAACCAAACCGaagcttttcttctttaaacTTGTATATTTTTCATTCGTGTCTTAAATCCAGCCCAATTATTTCCTTGGAAATGGCTCACGCTGCCATTTGGTGACTTTGATCTTTACGCACAATTACGCACGAGTAAAAGACGGATTGACACCGTTCCTCCCCTCCAACTGTAATAAACATTTATGAgatcagagttttttttctttctacatgACACCTTGAAAGCGAGCCATAAAAACCTCTTCTCGGacgacagaagaaaaaaaacataaaagtgtttgtttcacaCGTTCATATCAAAATAAGAAGCTATTaactgcacgtgtgtgttttttcaaagGGGCATTTGCGAAATTGGTTTCTCCTTTCATGTCTCACCTCTGCAGTGCTTCAAAGCTTCTTTCTGGTTCTTTGAAACGTTAGCAGTCAACCTGATACAGAGACATTTATTCCAGATCTTACTGATCTCTGAATTGAAGTGtcatttaaagtttatttgaaGTCATGTACCTGGGATCCCTTTTCCAATGTGGTTTATTTTGCAGAAACATCTGTTGTGCTTTGTGCACAGTAGTCCAGTGACAAGATTTCACAGTTTGTTGTATtagatttatttacaaaattatcatttttacatatattacatataatacaataatactcTAGGGTAGCAAATTCTTAAAACAACTGTTACAGTATCTGGTGGGGTCATCATCGATAGGCTGCAGCTactgtgaatgaaaacatttcaactcTTGAGAGGGGCTCAGAGGTAACTTTCTGTTGGGGGGTGGGTGTTCAGCTCTGGCAAAGGCAGGAAGTGATGGAGAGGACGGTGCGTATCTGTCCATGCTGGTTAAGAAAGCTGTGGCTCTCGTAGCCCTGAGGGACGCAGGAGCGGGACTGTTTTTCAGACCATAAGTGGCAGATTTCTGGATCAGAAGGACTCCtgcaacagaaaaatgaaagaacattaaaatcaatcaaacaaacacttttatgtCGATGGATATTAATATGTTGTGTGTCAAAAATATCAACTGAAAAGCTAAATTGTGTCAACGACACTGTGACAACCAACTTTAGAGGTTGTTTTATGCTTGTTTcatgtgatgtgtgtctgtCCAGTAACATACAGGAACTGTTTCAACGAGGATAATTCCTGtgtactctttttttaaataaaggtaTTATGATGCTGATATAAGTTTGCAATGCATctagtatttgtatttttaaagacaCTCTCTTGAATTCTACTTGAGTGCATAaagtttccaaaaatgtcagGCTGAATTTAGGGGAaatatgtcaaaaataaaatattataaaatgataCAACTTCTTCTTCCAATTTTTGCacctaaaaacataaaaacatgggAGTTCTTGGGTTTTACTTCACTGTAAACACCACAAAGCTTCAGTGAAGTGCTTGAACAGGTTGATACAGAATATTGATGTATTTACTGTCAGACATGGGgctaattacatttaaaaaagcttttgtatttgtttgtccTCCCTGTAGTCATAAAGTCCAACAATATGATGAAGGAggtacattattattattatctttatttaatataaactgCAATTACACAGAAGTCTGCAGCGATCCCAAGGCACAAGAAGGACATTTGGTGTGAGAATTAAACTAAGATGGCCAACATGCTGAGTTCAGAAAGTGTCAGAGCTCACAGGTAATTGTtatgagagaggcagaggaggcatatatgtgtgtgtgtgtgtgtgtagcagcagcTGTGTTCATACTTACCTGAGAAGGCATCGGTTTCCTGTGGTGCAGCCTCCCAAACATCTGCCCACATCTATTTCCTGTGAAAAATTAGCAACACAGAGAGAACGGCAATCAGCTCACAGCTGCTCACAAATATTGACCCAGTAGAGTTTGGGGGGGGGAAAGACCAGCTGCTGTTTAGCATGTTGACTGCTTTGATTCGACACCTGTGGGGGCCATTTGTGTTTGCGATGCGCTCGCACCTTTGGTACTGAGACACAGCAGATGTGTCCAACTGTCTGTAAGAATTCAGCTTAAacctttctttaaaaacattttttaaagttatttatcaCATAAAGTCTTATTAAAACCAGTAATTATTTTGATCTTTGGTACTGAGAGGAAGGTggatgtattttgtatttaagtACTTCAAAGTGGGATCATTGTGAATGATATAAAGAATAATGAGTCTAAATCctcattttcaaaagaaaatcaGGTTTAAATTGCATTTTCTTGAATAAATATCAGCCGTGACACTAAAATCTGGCAGTCTACCATGTGTATTGCTGCAGGTTGTTGCAGGAATAAGCATGCAACACGGCCTTCACATCAGGATGTGCGGTGCCAGCCACTGGCCAGTGGATTAGCTTGATTAAGTGCTGTCTTCCACACATGCGTCTGCTGAATAAAGATACTTCATTACTGTCTGGCACCCAGCTAGACCCCCTCATTTCCTCTCAACTTGATCACAAAAGAGAGTGTGAAGTAGGCATCACAAATGAATCACTCTTCCAGCGTTAAGTTTGCCATGCTAAGAAGAAATGAAGCTTATTTTCAGATCCAAACATAAAgttcacatttttgttgtgCATGAACAAGGCGAGTGTTTTATGAGAGctgggaaaagaaagagacatttggtgtgagagagaaagaagagccCACATTTCGGTCTTAAGTTAGTGTTTCCACCTACTTTAAGCCTCTCCTCTTTGACTCCATCTGCATGGTGGATTATTTCATAGTAATACTCCACATATGGGACCCGGTAGCAGCTTTCCTTCAGCTCACAGGTCACCACGGTCGGGATGAGGTCCGCTTTGTTGGGGGTTTCCACCAAGGCTGAGTCAAACTTTGTCGGGACGCAGGAGAATCCCTCTGTGAATGAAcgataaagggaaaaaaagttagAGCTTGATTATAATCTGTGATCCGGATGTCAACAAACGGGATTAGGGATCACTCTCAAACCGACTGACGGGTCTTTTAATCAACAGGAGACAACAGCTTCATAAGTCGTGTTGTTTTCTAATGCTGTTAAATATCAGTAATGTTtagaaaagactttaaatggGGTTAAAATCACCAGATGGAACAGATGTACGTGTACATTTAGCTGAAATCTTGAGACTGTAAGGCTTTAGCTTTGTCAGTAGTGAATGGTGGTAACacagtgacacttttttttaatcagggttgatatacacatacataaaatagATTATTGatcaattatttaattttattggGGCCTAAAATCTAGATGTGTgtgaaattatttaatttcccagtcaaactttttaaattaaattaaaatgttctacTTTGCTGAAACTGTCTGacctttttatgtgtttatttattcatttataaacTCTTTTTGTGATAAACAGGCTATAATATTATTACTACTTGACCAGCTGACCTCACTTGTTGATGTTCAGTGCTAAATACTTACTGGctgataaaaatgatttgatggGTGAGTGGACTCTAAGGATGTGGATAAACCAAACCAGTCTTTAGTGTGATTTGTCTTCCTGCCCTGTTCTCTCTTGTTCACCTGATGGATACACACCTGGTGAGCCCTTCGAATTGGAGCATCCTCCCACGTCGATGACTGTCTCATACGGTGTCTCAGAGTAATAAGTCCTCAGTGCTGGCACACGGATGCACTGGGTCAGCTTGATCTCGCAGTGGCACTCCTCGATGACCTCCACCTCTCGGGGGCCCTCGAACAAAAGCACCCGGTCAACGCGCATCCCGGTCGGCTCGCATAGCTGGTTCACACCGCAGGAGGGCAGCTGGTTCTGGGGCTCCGAGCTCTCTGGAGCTGCAGATCCGCGAGTCCTCATCTTATTTTGTACAAGCGAGAGAAATGATTGTTTGGTAAAACATGTCCAAACATGCCTGTGTGCGTTTTTACGCATGTAGTTTATACTTTTTATTGCTCAGTTTATGCCATAAATAATGCCCCTGATACAGAAATAATATGTGCTTTGTGATGTTTCAGTTGTAAGTTAATTATCAAATACTGGCCTAGTGAAGtttcagtataaataaataaataaataaataaataaataaataaataaaccttgaCGGACCATTACTAAATCACAGCGCCCCCCTGTGGCCACGTAATGAACCCTCACTTACTTTTTTGCTCCTGAGAAATTCCAGCATTGAGGAATGTTTGGAATATTCCTGCTGTCCTGCTTCGTGTGATGGCCTGCTGGAGGCTCCCCCACAGTGCGACCTGCACATGCCCACATCAACACTGACAGGACTCCCAGAGATGTCTGAtgtggagagagacacacaagacAGATACAGGGAATTATTTTAACCCTTTGAATCTCTCAAACTGTTTGACGGGTCACAGGAATTTAAGCATTTAAGGTGGTCACCATGAACCTTGGGTGTAATGTGGTGCTTTACCTTGTCCAATGTAGACAAAGTGGCTCTGTCTTTTGCAGCACACTCTCTGTGTGAACAGGTTTCTGTGGTCTATGTGTTTGCTCAGCACGCCGGTCactagaaaacacaacaacaaacatcagtCAGTACACACGAGAAAGCCTGACTAAGACTTTATCTCCATATTGCTGATCAGTGCTGGGAAATgtggttaaaacaaacaattaacaGGCATGGTTCAATCAAATACAGTGTAGTATTGATGATAAAACTCTCACCTAATTTATCACATTTGATATATTTCTTTAAGAACAATTAATTTTCCAAGCTCAGCAGATTCACGTCCGACGAGTTAAAAACGGGACGCAACAGTGCAGGAATCTATTTTCTTCAAGGTCATTTGCTCAAAAAAAGTATTAATTAGCAGTTATTTAGGCTCAGGAAGGTATATAACAAACGTTTTCCAAGAATATTTACATCACCTCTGGAAATATTCACTTTGTACTTGCATGAGAAATGTCAATATTCAGTTAAAAGGAGAGTGAACAGACCTGATCCGGTTTAAAAACAGTTCCCAGCATCCTACTCTTCTACACCTCATGTTTCCAGTCATATCACAAAGGATAAGCGAGTATATTTGAGCAGATTTGTGTCATTCCAGTGAGTGACTAGCTGCTTGTTCAGCATGAGTAGTAATAGAAAAGAGCAAACAGTACTTACAGGTCAGGTGGAGGGCgcacaggaggagaaggaatgGTCGGGGTACATCCATGGCTTAAGTCCGAATCGTCTCCTTTAGCTGCCAGATCGTGAGTGTCCCTCTGCTCGCTGATGCCTCTGATATTTATATGGGATCAAGCTTCAGCCCCAAATGTGAGCTGAAGACAAGGTCTCAAAGTGGTGTGGAGCCAAAATAAAGTGAGAGCTAATCAAATTTCCATGCCGAATGCTTTGTGGGATGGTGTTCTTACAAGCTGGGGCCACTTCAAAGGAAATCTCTACAGCTTTTCTGTTCTGCTGCGAGGGACCCAGTGGATCGAGTGTGTCGACAGGCCCGAGCTCAACCTAATGAAGTGCTTAAGTAGCCTTGAGCCATTAAAGTGTCGCTCATTCAAAGGCATTAATCATCTTTTATCTCAGGGGGAAGGTGTTTAGCACCTCTGACTTAAAACAAAACCTGGCCCAAACACATAAACAGGATCAGCGTGGGGGCCTGAGCCTCCCCTTCAGAAAACTCCAGCACCTTTGTGTTTATTCAACATGACGCCAAATGGTCAGACTCCTCAGAGCTGCCCTTCAAATCTCAGCTTCTCTTCAGAGGAAAGGGACTAAAATAGGAATCAGAATAACatactctatgtgtgtgtgtatgtatatcaTTTCTGATTTAACATTTCTGAGGTGAAATGGAAACTTAGTCAAGAACACAACACAGGATGCTGGAAAAAGACACCGAATATAACAAGGAGCAACATAAATACTCTGAATAATTACATCTAAGAAGTCCTATTTTAATCACATGAAAAAAGTTGAACTAGAATGTTGCCATTTTTACTGATTTTCCATTTATATCAGGTGTTAGTTCTTCTTTGAAGTGTTGATATGATCCCCTCATTTTCACCGGGATCAACGGATCATCGTTCAGAGAGCCATCGGCACTCAGACACCTTGATTAAGGTGACACCTCTGCCTAAGTTTCAATTGTTGAGTACTTTCACGAAGTTACAGCAAATCTTATTGAAATTCTATCATAATCCTGGGATTAACAGATTGCTTGTTAATTACTTTGATTTAATTATGTAGATCATTGtcaaaaaaaactataaaactaaaaaaggaGGACCAGAGTTGGTTTTCAGACTGGGTTTCAGGTTCTTAAAAGGGGAGGATCCACAAAACTGTGATGTTCTTCATAGTATCTAtaactgtaaaatgtgaaattactTTTAATTTCGCTAATATCATCAGGGAACAGAGGTTGCCAAGTTTGAGATTCACACAATTAGTTTTGACAGCGactcaaataaaattaaacgCTGTGTTGTTGCAGAATAATCTCACCGCAAAGTCCATGTTACACGATCTTCCTCAGAGGATAAAGTTCATTCAGTTGTCTAGAGTTGTAGATCTTCAAACCTCTGAACACTTTAAGGACTTCTCGTCCATGCTGGTTTAAAAGTTGTAAACAATTCGCTGACAACTGAGCAAAATTTCCCTCGTGGACATTGTGGTGAGATGATTTTACCAACTGCAGTTTCCAAGGTTGAGAATAAACTTATTTTGAAACTCAAGAACTGAAAAGTGAATGTCCTGTCCAGTTTTAATGATAATTATGGGTGTTTCCTGTATGAAATGTGTGTCACATACTGTCTACACATTGATTTTGCTTATAAATCTCAAACCATTACTGTCCTAGCTACCAGAATATCATATTTTTAACTTTGGATCTGTTCTCATCTTTTTTAGGCTACATTGCACAGTGATTTTCTGTCTCCAATCATACATTTGGTAGTCAGTGATAGGCACTGGGTCACGTTTTCAGAACCTAGCGGGTTAACATTGTAGTTTCTGTATCTTCTCTTCTGCCTTTCAAGCACACCTGTTTGAATGcagcctctcctccctcccctgtAAATCT includes the following:
- the pnhd gene encoding uncharacterized protein pnhd is translated as MDVPRPFLLLLCALHLTLTGVLSKHIDHRNLFTQRVCCKRQSHFVYIGQDISGSPVSVDVGMCRSHCGGASSRPSHEAGQQEYSKHSSMLEFLRSKKMRTRGSAAPESSEPQNQLPSCGVNQLCEPTGMRVDRVLLFEGPREVEVIEECHCEIKLTQCIRVPALRTYYSETPYETVIDVGGCSNSKGSPEGFSCVPTKFDSALVETPNKADLIPTVVTCELKESCYRVPYVEYYYEIIHHADGVKEERLKEIDVGRCLGGCTTGNRCLLRSPSDPEICHLWSEKQSRSCVPQGYESHSFLNQHGQIRTVLSITSCLCQS